In one window of Cryptococcus depauperatus CBS 7841 chromosome 3, complete sequence DNA:
- a CDS encoding histone H3 gives MARTKQTARKSTGGKAPRKQLATKAARKQAPSQLTGGVKKPHRYRPGTVALREIRRYQKSTELLIRKLPFQRLVREIAQDFKTDLRFQSSAIGALQEASEAYLVSLFEDTNLAAIHAKRVTIQPKDLQLARRLRGERS, from the exons ATGG CCCGAACCAAG CAAACCGCCCGAAAGTCCACTGGTGGAAAAGCACCAAGGAAGCAGC TCGCTACCAAGGCTGCCCGAAAGCAGGCTCCGTCTCAGCTCACCGGTGGGGTCAAGAAGCCCCATCGATACAGGCCTGGTACTGTCGCTCTCCGAGAGATTCGTCGATACCAAAA ATCTACTGAGCTCTTGATCCGAAAGCTGCCTTTCCAGCGTCTTGTTCGTGAAATTGCCCAGGACTTTAAGACTGATC TCCGATTCCAGTCTTCTGCTATTGGTGCTCTCCAGGAGGCTTCTGAGGCTTaccttgtttctcttttcgaGGACA CCAACTTGGCTGCCATTCACGCCAAGCGAGTCACCATTCAGCCCAAGGATCTTCAGCTCGCCCGTCGTCTTCGTGGGGAGAGGTCTTGA
- a CDS encoding peptidyl-prolyl cis-trans isomerase H produces the protein MIQGGDFIRGNGTGSFSIYGAQFEDENFKVKHTGPGLLSMANSGPNTNGCQFFITCAPAEFLDGKHCVFGRVIDGLLTVRKIENVPTGANNMPKFQVRITECGEM, from the exons ATGATACAAGGAGGCGACTTCATCCGTGGAAATGGAACGGGGTCGTTCTCAATTTATGGTGCTcaatttgaagatgaaaacttTAAGGTCAAGCATACCGGCCCTGGGTTATTATCCATGGCAAACTCCGGTCCAAATACCAACGGTTGCCAA TTTTTTATAACCTGCGCCCCAGCTGAATTTCTTGATGGAAAGCACTGTGTCTTTGGACGAGTTATTGATGGTTTATTAACGGTCcgaaaaattgaaaatgtTCCTACCGGAGCCAACAACAT GCCAAAATTTCAAGTCAGAATAACTGAATGTGGTGAAATGTAA
- a CDS encoding peptidyl-prolyl cis-trans isomerase H has product MSNLDPPPGHTRPVVFFDVNIGEQHAGRIKMELFDDITPKTAENFRQLCTGEHRVNSVPQGYKKATFHRM; this is encoded by the exons ATGTCCAACCTTGACCCTCCTCCTGGACACACCCGTCCTGTTGTCTTCTTTGATGTTAATATTGGGGAACAGCATGCTGGCCGAATCAAGATGG AATTATTTGATGATATAACCCCTAA GACTGCCGAAAACTTTAGGCAATTATGTACTGGCGAGCACCG GGTCAATTCTGTGCCACAGGGCTATAAGAAAGCGACGTTCCACAG AATGTGA